One part of the Suncus etruscus isolate mSunEtr1 chromosome 2, mSunEtr1.pri.cur, whole genome shotgun sequence genome encodes these proteins:
- the SFSWAP gene encoding splicing factor, suppressor of white-apricot homolog isoform X2, translating to MYGAGGGGGGRAKPDRKNGGAEEAGPGGGGGGGAGAGSRVELLVFGYACKLFRDDERALAQEQGQHLIPWTGDPKILVDRYDGRGHLHDLSEYDAEYSTWNRDYQLSEEEARVEALCDEERYLALHTDLLEEEARQEEEYKRLSEALAEDGTYNAVGFTYGSDYYDPSEPTEEEEPSKQREKIETENPEENEEPFVAPLGLNVPSDVELPPTAKMHAIIERTANFVCKQGAQFEIMLKAKQARNSQFDFLRFDHYLNPYYKFIQKAMKEGRYTVLAERKSEEKRKSGSSDHDDDEDEDDGEYLHPSLFASKKCDRLEELMKPLKVVDPDHPLAMLVRKAQADSPAPTPPAAEGTATQPSQVEYAADSTVAAMYYSYYMLPDGTYCLAPPPPGVDVATYYSTLPARVAVSSSGGVTTTAPPPPGTTPPPPPTTAETSSVVTATTITTSALAPGAAIIPPPPDIQPVIDKLAEYVSRNGLRFETSVRAKNDQRFEFLQPWHQYNAYYEFKKQFFLQKEGRESAKTAAASEEASTQSVPDNPSEAGEDGAPDDVVDGSGRGGSGGRKEAASGKTLADGKLVKASFAPISFAIKVKENDLLPLEKNRVRLDDDSDEDDESREGQENVGNAATPHPPVTLPPVVVEEKKPQLTQEELEAKQAKQKLEDRLAAAAREKLAQASKESKEKQLQAERKRKAALFLQTLRSPVPDTEVGRAEESPCSVEEASVAPCPLLTGARSLPAMDAKPPEVPPSRSRDPPREEEREKRKKKHKKRSRTRSRSPKYHSSAKSRCRSHSKAKHCLPSAYRTARRSSTRSLAGGDASSPTGSPNLILARFAKLKFLWVL from the exons ATACGATGGCCGGGGTCATCTGCATGACCTTTCTGAGTACGATGCCGAGTATTCCACATGGAACAGAGATTATCAGCTGTCTGAAGAGGAGGCGCGAGTAGAGGCCCTGTGTGATGAAGAGAGGTATTTAGCCTTGCATACGGACTTGCTTGAGGAGGAGGCAAGGCAAG AGGAAGAATACAAGCGATTGAGTGAAGCACTTGCCGAGGACGGCACCTACAACGCAGTGGGATTCACATACGGCAGTGATTATTATGACCCATCAGAGCCAACGGAGGAAGAGGAGCCATCCAAACAAAGAG AAAAAATTGAGACTGAAAATCCTGAAGAAAACGAGGAGCCATTTGTTGCCCCATTGGGATTGAATGTGCCATCTGACGTGGAACTG CCCCCAACAGCCAAGATGCATGCCATCATCGAGCGTACAGCCAACTTCGTGTGCAAGCAGGGTGCGCAGTTTGAGATCATGCTGAAGGCGAAGCAGGCCCGAAACTCCCAGTTTGATTTTCTGCGCTTTGACCACTACCTCAACCCTTACTACAAATTCATCCAGAAGGCCATGAAAGAAGGACGCTACACGGTCCTAGCGGAAAGAAAGAGCGAGGAGAAAAGGA AGTCAGGCAGCTCTGATCACGATGACgatgaggatgaggatgatgGGGAATACCTACACCCGTCTCTCTTTGCCTCTAAGAAGTGCGATCGCCTGGAAGAGCTGATGAAG CCTCTGAAGGTGGTGGACCCGGATCACCCCCTGGCCATGCTCGTCCGCAAAGCCCAGGCTGACAGCCCGGCCCCCACCCCACCTGCTGCGGAAGGCACTGCCACGCAGCCCTCCCAGGTGGAGTATGCTGCTGACT CAACTGTGGCAGCCATGTACTACAGTTACTACATGCTGCCCGATGGCACCTACTGCCTGGCCCCTCCACCGCCAGGAGTGGACGTCGCCACCTACTACAGCACCCTGCCTGCGAGGGTGGCTGTCTCCAGCTCCGGTGGTGTGACAACCACAGCGCCACCCCCACCGGGGACCACACCACCGCCACCCCCAACCACGGCAGAGACAAGCAGTGTGGTGACCGCCACCACTATCACCACAAG TGCCCTGGCCCCAGGGGCCGCCATCATTCCCCCCCCACCGGACATCCAGCCCGTCATTGACAAGCTAGCTGAGTATGTGTCTCGGAACGGCCTGAGATTTGAGACCAGCGTTCGGGCGAAGAATGACCAGAG ATTCGAGTTCCTGCAGCCATGGCACCAGTACAACGCCTACTACGAGTTCAAAAAACAGTTCTTCCTCCAGAAAGAGGGCAGGGAAAGCGCCAAG ACCGCAGCAGCCTCCGAGGAGGCATCCACACAGTCTGTGCCTGACAACCCCAGTGAGGCTGGGGAGGATGGTGCACCTGATGACGTGGTGGACGGGTCAGGCCGAGGAGGCTCCGGGGGGCGGAAAGAGGCAGCCTCTGGCAAGACGCTGGCGGACGGCAAGCTCGTGAAAG CCTCATTCGCTCCCATCAGCTTTGCCATTAAGGTTAAGGAAAATGACTTGCTCCCTCTGGAGAAGAATCGTGTGAGGCTGGACGATGACAGCGACGAGGACGATGAGAGCAGGGAAGGGCAGGAGAATGTGGGCAATGCCGCCACCCCCCACCCACCTGTCACCCTGCCTCCTGTGGTGGTGGAAGAGAAGAAGCCGCAGCTCACTCAGGAGGAGTTGGAAGCCAAACAAG CCAAGCAGAAGCTGGAGGATCGGCTGGCAGCAGCTGCCCGGGAGAAGCTGGCGCAGGCGTCGAAGGAGTCAAAGGAGAAACAACTTCAGGCAGAGCGGAAGAGGAAGGCTGCCCTGTTCCTGCAGACCCTGCGCAGCCCCGTGCCTGACACCGAGGTTGGCAGGGCCGAGGAAAGTCCCTGCAGTGTGGAG GAAGCCTCTGTGGCGCCCTGTCCTCTGCTGACTGGGGCCAGGTCCCTTCCGGCCATGGATGCCAAGCCCCCCGAAGTGCCCCCAAGCAGAAGCAGAGACCCACCccgagaggaggagagagagaagaggaagaagaagcacaaaaagCGTTCCCGGACTCGGTCGCGCTCCCCCAAGTACCACTCCTCGGCCAAGTCCAGGTGCCGGTCCCACTCCAAGGCCAAGCACTGCCTTCCCAGTGCCTACCGGACTGCACGGCGCTCCAG CACTAGGTCCTTGGCAGGCGGAGACGCCTCCAGTCCGACCGGCTCTCCCAACCTGATTCTGGCACGTTTTGCTAAGCTGAAATTTCTTTGGGTACTGTAG
- the MMP17 gene encoding matrix metalloproteinase-17: MQRFGGLEPTGLLDEATLVLMRTPRCSLPDVPAVTPTRRRRQAPAPVRWNKRILSWRVRTFPRDSQLGRDTVRALMYYALKVWSDIAPLDFHEVAGNMADIQVDFSRAAHDDRFPFDGPGGTLAHAFLPGDNGAAGDTHFDDDEIWTFRSSDAHGMDLFAVAVHEFGHAIGLSHVAAMNSVMQPYYQGPVGDPLRFRLPYEDRVRVWQLYGMRESVSLMAQPDAPDPSLLPEPPNNRSSTLPHWDAPPRCNAHFDAVAQIRGEAFFFKGRYFWRLTRDGHLVSLQPAHLHRFWRGLPLHLDSVDAVYERLLDHKIVFFKGGRYWVFKDNNAEEGFPRPVSDFGLPADGIDAALSRPPGDKTYFFKDQLYWCFDEHTRRLDPGHPAPSPLWTGLPSTLDAAMHWSDGASYFFHGSNYWKVLDGEEEAAPGFPQLTARDWLVCEKLPAQPEGTDRAPAPPARQGRSHAEDGFEVCSCTSRGSQGPLLASALLLMLPLLLLLLPMSGTVTQALAPSPLPPRDQDVTVTPEIGTRGLQVSTES; this comes from the exons ATGCAGCGCTTCGGAGGCCTGGAGCCCACAGGCCTACTGG ATGAGGCCACCCTGGTGCTGATGAGAACCCCACGCTGCTCCCTACCCGATGTCCCTGCGGTGACTCCCACTCGCAGGCGGCGCCAGGCTCCGGCCCCTGTTCGGTGGAACAAGAGGATCTTGTCCTGGAg GGTCCGAACATTCCCAAGGGACTCGCAGCTGGGCCGTGACACGGTGCGTGCGCTCATGTACTACGCGCTCAAGGTCTGGAGTGACATTGCCCCCCTGGATTTCCACGAGGTGGCGGGCAACATGGCCGACATCCAGGTTGACTTCTCCCGGGCGGCCCACGATGACCGCTTCCCCTTTGATGGCCCAGGGGGCACCCTGGCACATGCCTTCCTGCCCGGGGACAACGGGGCCGCAGGGGACACACACTTTGATGACGATGAGATCTGGACCTTCCGATCCTCTG ATGCTCATGGGATGGACCTGTTCGCTGTGGCTGTCCATGAGTTCGGCCATGCCATTGGCCTGAGCCACGTGGCAGCCATGAACTCCGTCATGCAGCCCTACTACCAGGGCCCCGTAGGCGACCCACTGCGCTTCCGTCTGCCCTACGAGGACCGGGTGCGCGTGTGGCAGCTGTACG GTATGCGCGAGTCTGTGTCTCTCATGGCACAGCCAGATGCCCCAGATCCCTCCCTCCTGCCAGAGCCCCCCAACAACCGCTCCAGCACCCT GCCTCACTGGGACGCACCACCCAGGTGCAACGCACACTTCGATGCAGTAGCCCAGATTCGTGGAGAAGCTTTCTTCTTCAAAG GCAGGTACTTCTGGCGGCTGACTCGGGACGGGCATCTGGTGTCGCTGCAGCCGGCCCATCTGCACCGCTTCTGGCGGGGACTCCCTCTGCACCTGGACAGCGTGGACGCCGTGTATGAGCGACTGCTTGACCACAAGATCGTCTTCTTCAAAG GCGGCAGATACTGGGTGTTCAAGGACAATAATGCGGAGGAAGGGTTCCCACGGCCCGTCTCCGACTTCGGCCTCCCCGCCGACGGCATCGACGCTGCACTCTCCCGGCCGCCCGGTGACAAGACTTATTTCTTTAAGGACCAGCTGTACTGGTGCTTTGACGAGCACACGCGCCGCCTGGACCCCGGTCACCCCGCCCCAAGCCCCCTGTGGACGGGGCTCCCCAGCACCCTTGATGCTGCCATGCACTGGTCTGACG GTGCCTCCTACTTTTTCCACGGCAGCAACTACTGGAAGGTGCTGGATGGAGAGGAGGAGGCAGCGCCTGGGTTTCCCCAGCTCACGGCCCGGGACTGGCTGGTGTGTGAGAAGCTGCCAGCCCAGCCTGAGGGCACAGACCGGGCACCTGCCCCACCAGCCCGACAGGGCCGCAGCCATGCTGAGGACGGCTTTGAGGTCTGCTCCTGCACCTCCCGGGGATCCCAGGGCCCACTACTGGCCTCTGCACTGCTGTTGATGCTGCCGCTGCTGCTACTGCTATTGCCAATGTCTGGTACTGTCACCCAGGCCCTGGCTCCAAGCCCTCTGCCGCCACGGGACCAGGATGTGACTGTCACCCCAGAGATTGGAACCAGGGGTCTCCAGGTGTCCACTGAGTCTTAG
- the SFSWAP gene encoding splicing factor, suppressor of white-apricot homolog isoform X1, with amino-acid sequence MYGAGGGGGGRAKPDRKNGGAEEAGPGGGGGGGAGAGSRVELLVFGYACKLFRDDERALAQEQGQHLIPWTGDPKILVDRYDGRGHLHDLSEYDAEYSTWNRDYQLSEEEARVEALCDEERYLALHTDLLEEEARQEEEYKRLSEALAEDGTYNAVGFTYGSDYYDPSEPTEEEEPSKQREKIETENPEENEEPFVAPLGLNVPSDVELPPTAKMHAIIERTANFVCKQGAQFEIMLKAKQARNSQFDFLRFDHYLNPYYKFIQKAMKEGRYTVLAERKSEEKRKSGSSDHDDDEDEDDGEYLHPSLFASKKCDRLEELMKPLKVVDPDHPLAMLVRKAQADSPAPTPPAAEGTATQPSQVEYAADSTVAAMYYSYYMLPDGTYCLAPPPPGVDVATYYSTLPARVAVSSSGGVTTTAPPPPGTTPPPPPTTAETSSVVTATTITTSALAPGAAIIPPPPDIQPVIDKLAEYVSRNGLRFETSVRAKNDQRFEFLQPWHQYNAYYEFKKQFFLQKEGRESAKTAAASEEASTQSVPDNPSEAGEDGAPDDVVDGSGRGGSGGRKEAASGKTLADGKLVKASFAPISFAIKVKENDLLPLEKNRVRLDDDSDEDDESREGQENVGNAATPHPPVTLPPVVVEEKKPQLTQEELEAKQAKQKLEDRLAAAAREKLAQASKESKEKQLQAERKRKAALFLQTLRSPVPDTEVGRAEESPCSVEEASVAPCPLLTGARSLPAMDAKPPEVPPSRSRDPPREEEREKRKKKHKKRSRTRSRSPKYHSSAKSRCRSHSKAKHCLPSAYRTARRSRSRSPRRRAHSPERRREERSVPTAYRVSNSPGVSRKRTRSRSPHEKKKKRRSRSRTKSKARSRSLSPSKPAPCRHSASISPVESRGSSQERSRGVSQEKDGQISSAIVSSVQSKITQDLMAKVRAMLAASKNMQTSAS; translated from the exons ATACGATGGCCGGGGTCATCTGCATGACCTTTCTGAGTACGATGCCGAGTATTCCACATGGAACAGAGATTATCAGCTGTCTGAAGAGGAGGCGCGAGTAGAGGCCCTGTGTGATGAAGAGAGGTATTTAGCCTTGCATACGGACTTGCTTGAGGAGGAGGCAAGGCAAG AGGAAGAATACAAGCGATTGAGTGAAGCACTTGCCGAGGACGGCACCTACAACGCAGTGGGATTCACATACGGCAGTGATTATTATGACCCATCAGAGCCAACGGAGGAAGAGGAGCCATCCAAACAAAGAG AAAAAATTGAGACTGAAAATCCTGAAGAAAACGAGGAGCCATTTGTTGCCCCATTGGGATTGAATGTGCCATCTGACGTGGAACTG CCCCCAACAGCCAAGATGCATGCCATCATCGAGCGTACAGCCAACTTCGTGTGCAAGCAGGGTGCGCAGTTTGAGATCATGCTGAAGGCGAAGCAGGCCCGAAACTCCCAGTTTGATTTTCTGCGCTTTGACCACTACCTCAACCCTTACTACAAATTCATCCAGAAGGCCATGAAAGAAGGACGCTACACGGTCCTAGCGGAAAGAAAGAGCGAGGAGAAAAGGA AGTCAGGCAGCTCTGATCACGATGACgatgaggatgaggatgatgGGGAATACCTACACCCGTCTCTCTTTGCCTCTAAGAAGTGCGATCGCCTGGAAGAGCTGATGAAG CCTCTGAAGGTGGTGGACCCGGATCACCCCCTGGCCATGCTCGTCCGCAAAGCCCAGGCTGACAGCCCGGCCCCCACCCCACCTGCTGCGGAAGGCACTGCCACGCAGCCCTCCCAGGTGGAGTATGCTGCTGACT CAACTGTGGCAGCCATGTACTACAGTTACTACATGCTGCCCGATGGCACCTACTGCCTGGCCCCTCCACCGCCAGGAGTGGACGTCGCCACCTACTACAGCACCCTGCCTGCGAGGGTGGCTGTCTCCAGCTCCGGTGGTGTGACAACCACAGCGCCACCCCCACCGGGGACCACACCACCGCCACCCCCAACCACGGCAGAGACAAGCAGTGTGGTGACCGCCACCACTATCACCACAAG TGCCCTGGCCCCAGGGGCCGCCATCATTCCCCCCCCACCGGACATCCAGCCCGTCATTGACAAGCTAGCTGAGTATGTGTCTCGGAACGGCCTGAGATTTGAGACCAGCGTTCGGGCGAAGAATGACCAGAG ATTCGAGTTCCTGCAGCCATGGCACCAGTACAACGCCTACTACGAGTTCAAAAAACAGTTCTTCCTCCAGAAAGAGGGCAGGGAAAGCGCCAAG ACCGCAGCAGCCTCCGAGGAGGCATCCACACAGTCTGTGCCTGACAACCCCAGTGAGGCTGGGGAGGATGGTGCACCTGATGACGTGGTGGACGGGTCAGGCCGAGGAGGCTCCGGGGGGCGGAAAGAGGCAGCCTCTGGCAAGACGCTGGCGGACGGCAAGCTCGTGAAAG CCTCATTCGCTCCCATCAGCTTTGCCATTAAGGTTAAGGAAAATGACTTGCTCCCTCTGGAGAAGAATCGTGTGAGGCTGGACGATGACAGCGACGAGGACGATGAGAGCAGGGAAGGGCAGGAGAATGTGGGCAATGCCGCCACCCCCCACCCACCTGTCACCCTGCCTCCTGTGGTGGTGGAAGAGAAGAAGCCGCAGCTCACTCAGGAGGAGTTGGAAGCCAAACAAG CCAAGCAGAAGCTGGAGGATCGGCTGGCAGCAGCTGCCCGGGAGAAGCTGGCGCAGGCGTCGAAGGAGTCAAAGGAGAAACAACTTCAGGCAGAGCGGAAGAGGAAGGCTGCCCTGTTCCTGCAGACCCTGCGCAGCCCCGTGCCTGACACCGAGGTTGGCAGGGCCGAGGAAAGTCCCTGCAGTGTGGAG GAAGCCTCTGTGGCGCCCTGTCCTCTGCTGACTGGGGCCAGGTCCCTTCCGGCCATGGATGCCAAGCCCCCCGAAGTGCCCCCAAGCAGAAGCAGAGACCCACCccgagaggaggagagagagaagaggaagaagaagcacaaaaagCGTTCCCGGACTCGGTCGCGCTCCCCCAAGTACCACTCCTCGGCCAAGTCCAGGTGCCGGTCCCACTCCAAGGCCAAGCACTGCCTTCCCAGTGCCTACCGGACTGCACGGCGCTCCAG GTCCCGGTCCCCTCGGAGAAGAGCTCATTCCCCCGAGAGACGGAGGGAAGAGAGGAGCGTTCCCACCGCCTACCGGGTGAGCAACAGCCCCGGAGTCAGTAGGAAGCGCACCCGGTCCAG AAGCCCccatgagaagaagaagaagcggCGTTCTCGGTCAAGAACCAAGTCCAAGGCCAGGTCTCGGTCCCTGTCCCCAAGCAAGCCGGCCCCGTGCCGGCACTCGGCCAGCATCTCTCCCGTGGAGAGCCGGGGCTCCAGCCAGGAACGCTCCAG GGGGGTCTCTCAGGAAAAGGATGGGCAGATCTCCTCAGCGATCGTATCCTCTGTACAGAGCAAAATCACTCAG GACCTCATGGCCAAAGTCAGAGCAATGCTCGCAGCTTCCAAAAACATGCAGACCAGTGCCTCCTGA
- the SFSWAP gene encoding splicing factor, suppressor of white-apricot homolog isoform X3, giving the protein MKREEEYKRLSEALAEDGTYNAVGFTYGSDYYDPSEPTEEEEPSKQREKIETENPEENEEPFVAPLGLNVPSDVELPPTAKMHAIIERTANFVCKQGAQFEIMLKAKQARNSQFDFLRFDHYLNPYYKFIQKAMKEGRYTVLAERKSEEKRKSGSSDHDDDEDEDDGEYLHPSLFASKKCDRLEELMKPLKVVDPDHPLAMLVRKAQADSPAPTPPAAEGTATQPSQVEYAADSTVAAMYYSYYMLPDGTYCLAPPPPGVDVATYYSTLPARVAVSSSGGVTTTAPPPPGTTPPPPPTTAETSSVVTATTITTSALAPGAAIIPPPPDIQPVIDKLAEYVSRNGLRFETSVRAKNDQRFEFLQPWHQYNAYYEFKKQFFLQKEGRESAKTAAASEEASTQSVPDNPSEAGEDGAPDDVVDGSGRGGSGGRKEAASGKTLADGKLVKGSGAASFAPISFAIKVKENDLLPLEKNRVRLDDDSDEDDESREGQENVGNAATPHPPVTLPPVVVEEKKPQLTQEELEAKQAKQKLEDRLAAAAREKLAQASKESKEKQLQAERKRKAALFLQTLRSPVPDTEVGRAEESPCSVEEASVAPCPLLTGARSLPAMDAKPPEVPPSRSRDPPREEEREKRKKKHKKRSRTRSRSPKYHSSAKSRCRSHSKAKHCLPSAYRTARRSRSRSPRRRAHSPERRREERSVPTAYRVSNSPGVSRKRTRSRSPHEKKKKRRSRSRTKSKARSRSLSPSKPAPCRHSASISPVESRGSSQERSRGVSQEKDGQISSAIVSSVQSKITQDLMAKVRAMLAASKNMQTSAS; this is encoded by the exons ATGAAGAGAG AGGAAGAATACAAGCGATTGAGTGAAGCACTTGCCGAGGACGGCACCTACAACGCAGTGGGATTCACATACGGCAGTGATTATTATGACCCATCAGAGCCAACGGAGGAAGAGGAGCCATCCAAACAAAGAG AAAAAATTGAGACTGAAAATCCTGAAGAAAACGAGGAGCCATTTGTTGCCCCATTGGGATTGAATGTGCCATCTGACGTGGAACTG CCCCCAACAGCCAAGATGCATGCCATCATCGAGCGTACAGCCAACTTCGTGTGCAAGCAGGGTGCGCAGTTTGAGATCATGCTGAAGGCGAAGCAGGCCCGAAACTCCCAGTTTGATTTTCTGCGCTTTGACCACTACCTCAACCCTTACTACAAATTCATCCAGAAGGCCATGAAAGAAGGACGCTACACGGTCCTAGCGGAAAGAAAGAGCGAGGAGAAAAGGA AGTCAGGCAGCTCTGATCACGATGACgatgaggatgaggatgatgGGGAATACCTACACCCGTCTCTCTTTGCCTCTAAGAAGTGCGATCGCCTGGAAGAGCTGATGAAG CCTCTGAAGGTGGTGGACCCGGATCACCCCCTGGCCATGCTCGTCCGCAAAGCCCAGGCTGACAGCCCGGCCCCCACCCCACCTGCTGCGGAAGGCACTGCCACGCAGCCCTCCCAGGTGGAGTATGCTGCTGACT CAACTGTGGCAGCCATGTACTACAGTTACTACATGCTGCCCGATGGCACCTACTGCCTGGCCCCTCCACCGCCAGGAGTGGACGTCGCCACCTACTACAGCACCCTGCCTGCGAGGGTGGCTGTCTCCAGCTCCGGTGGTGTGACAACCACAGCGCCACCCCCACCGGGGACCACACCACCGCCACCCCCAACCACGGCAGAGACAAGCAGTGTGGTGACCGCCACCACTATCACCACAAG TGCCCTGGCCCCAGGGGCCGCCATCATTCCCCCCCCACCGGACATCCAGCCCGTCATTGACAAGCTAGCTGAGTATGTGTCTCGGAACGGCCTGAGATTTGAGACCAGCGTTCGGGCGAAGAATGACCAGAG ATTCGAGTTCCTGCAGCCATGGCACCAGTACAACGCCTACTACGAGTTCAAAAAACAGTTCTTCCTCCAGAAAGAGGGCAGGGAAAGCGCCAAG ACCGCAGCAGCCTCCGAGGAGGCATCCACACAGTCTGTGCCTGACAACCCCAGTGAGGCTGGGGAGGATGGTGCACCTGATGACGTGGTGGACGGGTCAGGCCGAGGAGGCTCCGGGGGGCGGAAAGAGGCAGCCTCTGGCAAGACGCTGGCGGACGGCAAGCTCGTGAAAGGTAGCGGAGCAG CCTCATTCGCTCCCATCAGCTTTGCCATTAAGGTTAAGGAAAATGACTTGCTCCCTCTGGAGAAGAATCGTGTGAGGCTGGACGATGACAGCGACGAGGACGATGAGAGCAGGGAAGGGCAGGAGAATGTGGGCAATGCCGCCACCCCCCACCCACCTGTCACCCTGCCTCCTGTGGTGGTGGAAGAGAAGAAGCCGCAGCTCACTCAGGAGGAGTTGGAAGCCAAACAAG CCAAGCAGAAGCTGGAGGATCGGCTGGCAGCAGCTGCCCGGGAGAAGCTGGCGCAGGCGTCGAAGGAGTCAAAGGAGAAACAACTTCAGGCAGAGCGGAAGAGGAAGGCTGCCCTGTTCCTGCAGACCCTGCGCAGCCCCGTGCCTGACACCGAGGTTGGCAGGGCCGAGGAAAGTCCCTGCAGTGTGGAG GAAGCCTCTGTGGCGCCCTGTCCTCTGCTGACTGGGGCCAGGTCCCTTCCGGCCATGGATGCCAAGCCCCCCGAAGTGCCCCCAAGCAGAAGCAGAGACCCACCccgagaggaggagagagagaagaggaagaagaagcacaaaaagCGTTCCCGGACTCGGTCGCGCTCCCCCAAGTACCACTCCTCGGCCAAGTCCAGGTGCCGGTCCCACTCCAAGGCCAAGCACTGCCTTCCCAGTGCCTACCGGACTGCACGGCGCTCCAG GTCCCGGTCCCCTCGGAGAAGAGCTCATTCCCCCGAGAGACGGAGGGAAGAGAGGAGCGTTCCCACCGCCTACCGGGTGAGCAACAGCCCCGGAGTCAGTAGGAAGCGCACCCGGTCCAG AAGCCCccatgagaagaagaagaagcggCGTTCTCGGTCAAGAACCAAGTCCAAGGCCAGGTCTCGGTCCCTGTCCCCAAGCAAGCCGGCCCCGTGCCGGCACTCGGCCAGCATCTCTCCCGTGGAGAGCCGGGGCTCCAGCCAGGAACGCTCCAG GGGGGTCTCTCAGGAAAAGGATGGGCAGATCTCCTCAGCGATCGTATCCTCTGTACAGAGCAAAATCACTCAG GACCTCATGGCCAAAGTCAGAGCAATGCTCGCAGCTTCCAAAAACATGCAGACCAGTGCCTCCTGA